In the Mesoplodon densirostris isolate mMesDen1 chromosome 6, mMesDen1 primary haplotype, whole genome shotgun sequence genome, CGTGCACTTCCGCACCCCGCCAAGGCTCCTTTGCTCCCCTCGGGGTTCCAGCCGGGTCGGCCTACCCTTTCCGGGAGAAACGGACACCCCGCTGCCCGCCTGGCGGGGCTTCTACCTCCGCCTCTTCCACCCGCGCCTCTGATTGGCCCGGCCGGCAAAATGCTCGGCTGCGGTTGGTCGTCTTCAAGGGTTACTCCCCGCGGGAAACTGGAAGAAGAAACGAGTCGGGGCCAGAccagagaggaaggcagaggcgGGCCAGAGGCCGGGGGCGTGTCTGAGTGGATAGGTCATACGGCTTGCCGTTTCGTTGCTCAGCCCTCGCGGAGGCCAAAGCCTTAAGTCGACCTCAAAAACCCGGAACCCGCGGCTCAGCTCTTCCCTCGCCGCCACACATCCAGGTCGGCCGGGGATTTCCCCCGCCGCGGAGGGCCAGCTGGCCCGCGCGATGCACGCTGGGAGTTGTAGTACCGCCGGGAGCCGCCACGAAAGGTCCAGACCCAGAAGTGTCTTCAAAAAGAactgacctgggcttccctggtggcgcagtggtggggagtccgcctgccgatgcaggggacgcgggttcgtgccccgatccgggaggatcccacataccgtggagcggctgggcccgtgagccgtggccgctgggcctgcgcgtccgaaaACTGACCTGAGACTGAGTCCCTCGGTAATTGGTCCATCCTATCTCTGCTCACCATGGACCACCAACACGCTCACCACAGTCTGCTCAACCACATGCAGTCCGACTAGCTGGCAGCGCAGCCCTGTGCCTGTGCAGCCTGCCCTGCTCAAATATACCTGCCCAGTCCTTTCAAATTACGGAGGTGGGAGAATTGGAGATCCTTACGCAAATAAGAAACAAGCTGCGACACTTGCCATCTATGAAGTCAACTCAAAATGACTtcgttaaaattaaaaactcttgtGCTACCaagacaccatcaagaaaatTCAAAGATGTTAAGTCAAACtgttatgctgtacaccttaaacttatccagtgatgtatgtcaattatatctcaataaactgggaaaaaaagaaaattcaaagatgtcaattatacctcaataaaaaaagaaataaaactcaaagaaaagtcacaaagtgggagaaattatttgcaaatcatatacatCATCTTTCAGTGGTCTCATCTCTTCCTGTCCTGGGCACCCTCAAACCTCAAACCCCAGTCCTGACCCTTCTCAGAACCTCTTCCCCACTTCTTTGATGGATGTTTCCATGAGGATTTCATGCCAGCACTTCAACATGACACAggagtagtgaggtggatggagggCACGGGAGACGTGTGAGGAGCATTAGATTCATACAATTTTGGCTTCAAGTCAGGAATAATCAATGGGACAAGGTGTGTTAGATGGGTGAGTAGGTCTGATAAAAGGCAGCATAGGTTGGGAAACCAGGAAAGCCTCCACAGACGTGAAGGGCAAAGGGTGTTCTGAAGTAAAAGGACACAGTTGAGGAGGAGGAGATACAGCACTATTGGGGCTTTAGACAGTGAAAGTCTGTGTGCTCCACGATGCCTGGGCCTGTCTTTTCAGCCATCTCTGTTATCAGCCAAAGcaaaagaatttaataaaatacgTTCCATGGCAAAGGAAAATGGCAGGTGGAATAACAGTAGTGATTTGGGAAGAGTTGGGAGAAGTGAATTCAGACAACTCCAACCACCTCCCAGAGGTTCTCAGATGTGGCCAGGTCTCCATAAGACGGCTGATCCCATCTGTGCCTGGATGAGGGGAGACTGACCCTCCTATCCCCTACAGGACAATGGGGGCTCCCCCACACCTCAGACACACATATTTACATCATTATTTTATTCCACTTCGGAGGCAGCCCCTCAGTCCCTCAGATGTATCCAAAGCAGGAGTTACGGATTAGGCTCCACTATGATtttgaattataaaataatgaagtCCCAGATGCCAATAGATCCTGGCTGCATGGTGGTAAGAGGTGTGACTGAGCCTCTCTTGCAGATGATCCAGCACCCGTATAGACCAGGCTAGATTGTTCTCCAGCTTTCTGCTGGGCCAGAACTAACTGCCTGAACCAGGAGCTCACAGCACCATCCACTCGCATGACCAAAGCTATGCCCAGGCAAAGTCCCACGCTGCTCACAATGAAGCCCATGGCCTCAAAAATGAACCTGCAAAGAAAGGTCGAGAATCTCAAAGGACACAGACAGGAGGTCTAGAGCCTTTTCCCTGCTGAGGCAAAACCTTGTCCACTCTGGATGTTCACTGTTTGCTCCAAGCTTCACCCTCCCCCACACCAATACTTCTCAAGCAAATCCACTCACTTGGGGGCAAACACCTTCCAGACCATGAGATGCCTGCGGAGGATGGAGGCTGCCAAGGCACAGGCCAAAATctaagggaagagaggaggggtCAAGTTATttaggaaggggaggaggaagcaggTCAAACAGAGAATTGCTGCAGGTCCCTGTGAAGAATGGAAGGGGAAGGAAAGTAGTGTGACTGTCAGTGGGAAAAAACCCTGGGCTAGGAGTTAGGAGACCTAATTCTTTTCCTGGCCCAGCCACGActtgcagtgtgaccttgggcaagcacTATTCACCTGTGCCGCTGACACTCAGGCTCTGCCTCCCAGGGTGGAGGGAATGTCAGAGTCACACCTTCTGCCTCTGAAGGAAAGGAAGATCAATGATCACAGATCGGGAAAGAATCCTGGCCATCACCTCAGCTCTTCCAGTCTGTCCACTAATGGAGTAATCCCCAGACGCAACCATCAGGTCCAGATCTAGCTTGTAGAGAGGAAACAATCCGAGACTAGGATGAAGGAGACCCAGGTTCAAGTCTTAATACTGCCATTTGAGGCCACTGGCCTTTGGGCAATCACTTCACTTATCTATAACTCAGTCAAGGCTCTCTCCTAGGGTTTTGGCAAAGTGTGAAAGAATGTGATGTACATGCATGAGAAAAGATCACTAACTCCATGATCTCTCCCCTGCACCTACCTGAATACCAAGGACAAAGAGGTACTTGAGGCCCAGCTGCAGCAGCGCTGCATTGAAGTGGTGAGGCGCATCCCGGAGCCGCATCTCCATCAgtggctcctcctcctcctcaggccTGACTCTGGCCTCAGCTTCATTCCCTGGGGGCTGCCGCCTCTTCCGGGGCCCTTGACTCTCACAGAGAAAGGGCCAGAGCAGGAGCAATGGGCAACCTACTGCCTCAGAGGAAGGCAGGGCTAGAATCAATGGAGGACCCAGGGACCAGGCCACCTGGCCCCCAACTACCCTAGTTGGCTCAGCCTCCAATTAGCAAAGGCCAAGGGGTGCCAAAGATCTAACAAAATCACATTTCCCCACTCAAATCCTGGGGTTTCCTTTCCTTCCACGAAGCCAGAGTAAACAATGGAAGCAAGGGAGGAATGAGGAGGTACCTGCAAAGAGGATATGGGAGGCAAAGGTGTTGGTTCCCACCAGCAAAGCAGACAGCCAGGTAAAGTCATGGCCCTCTGGGACTCCCACGAAGGCAGCATGCCAATGGATAGCTGGAAAGACGGGCTGGTGACCCGTGGAATAGAAGGTCTGTGTTGCCATGAAGGCCCAAGCAGAGACTGCCTGCCAAGGCACAGTAAAAGGACCTGGGGGAAGAGATATGCCTCTTTACAGTCACATCCCACTCCCTAACCTACAGCCCACTGCCCCAAGATCATACACACCTACTACCTCAGTGCTGTCTCTTACACACGAGCGTGCCCATCACTCCAAGCTTCTAACAGTCAACACTCTGTTATTCTGATTCCCTCTGTGGCACAAAGCCCCACTGCTCTAACCTGTGGTCAACCTCTTTCTCTCATAtacacacagctcactgtgagTGGTGAATATACGCATAATTCACCACTCTCATCACTGGAGAATTAGGAAATGCGCTCACGAGGATGCAGCATTTCCATAAGAATTGAGTCTTGGAGTACTGTTTGTCTCCCTCCTCCATGAACCCTGCTGGCCCTGAAAGCCAATGGGAGGGATCAGTTAGCTTGGCTACAGCAGATAAAAGAGACAGGACATCAGGAAGACCCTCTCAACTGTTGGGGCGTGAGACCCTGTATCAAGGTGAAGAACCTGAGGAGCGACACCTCCCTGAAAATAAGAGGGGCTGAATTCACATCACTACTGTCCTTGGATGAATCAGGGCTGAGATATGTATTTACCAGGGGTGGTGATGGGTATCCCAGCAGCAAGCAGATGCAGGAGAAGGAAGCTCTGCAGAAACAGAAGCAGGAACACAAGGCTAATGCGCTCTGCATGCAATAGCAGAAGTGGAAAAGCCAAGAGGGTGAGGGCCGTGACCATAGCAGCTGAGTAGACACTCCCCAACTGATAGGCGGCCACCGTCAGGGGGCCCTGAGATTTGGTCCTCTCTAGCCGGCCCCGGAACTCCTCCTGCATGTGTCGGTAGATTTGAGGAACCACATAATCCAGGTCAGCCTGAGAAGTGGGGGGGCCTGAGAAGGGAGTGAGGACAGTCCTGGTCCGTGGAGCACCCGCTGCAGCTTTCACCAGCACCGTCACAGGCCTCCAGAGCAGCAGCATGAGCCCTGAAGCAGCCAACCCGGCCACAGCCCTAGGTAACATAACTGATGCCCCAGCGACCAGGGCCCGGAGACGTGGGGGTGCTTCATCCGCCCCTGATGCCAAGGCCCAGTAGGCGGCAGTGCCTAGTCCCATCAGCGGCAGCCCCCAGCGCACAAAGAGCACAGGGGGCTCAGGGCTCTTGAGATTACCATAGCGGCGAAGCCACAGGCGCACGGCAGCTAACAGGGCCGCCAGCGCCCCCACACAAGCTCCATACCACACATTCTTGGCTCGACCACCCACCATGGATGCCAGGGGACTCAGCCAGGGAGAGGAGCTGCAAGCAGGCGTCTCTTCAGGGCAGCGATGAAAAAGCCCAGCTAGCCTTATACATAAAAGCAACCCAACTCCAAGCCCCAGGGCATGCGTGCCATTGTGACGTGGGGGGCCTGCCGGGGTCAGAAAGCCAAGGCGAGGTATTGTGAGTAGCTTAGGTGGCAGCAGCTTGCCCTCCCAGTGAAGCTGGGCAACCAGGAGCAAGATGAGTGAGATCAAAAGGAAGGGGGCGGCCCTGGCCTCGGCTATAACAAAGCTATCAGAGAAAAAACCAGCAAAGCGAATGAGCAGGAGTAACAGGACAGGCCCAGGCATGGGAAGCAGGGCTGCCAGGGGCctcttagctccccagccagcCCAGGCTTTCCACAGAAAAGGCAGAAGTGAGCCCACTGCAGCCATGGCCCCTAGAACCACTGAATCCAGCTTCAGCCCAGTAGTTGCCAGGAGTCCAGCACACACTACGGCCCCAGTCAAACCCCAGGCCATGGGTATTAGGAGAGGGCGGAAATAGAAGCCTGGAGATGTTGCCCACTGGGATACCAGTAGGCAAAGAAAGCAGGTAGCAGCCAAGAGAGCAGCACCCCCTGCCATGCGGACCAGAGAAAAACGAGCCCAAGACTCAATGCACATGGCCCGAACTCCCCGCAGGAACTGCTGCAGCTCAGTAATCACAGTCTGTAGCGCTGCCTCAGCCCCCTGGGGGCTCTGCAGAAGCCGCTGGTAGTCAGCAGAAGCTTTGGAGAAGAGGTGCTGCAGTCGATGAAGCTCCTTAACTTGGAGGTCCTGAGCAGCAGTTGAGTAGGTGTGAAGAAATCGGGACACCTGGCAGAAAAGATCAGAGACCAAGGGGAAAAGCTCAGAGACGTGAAGTGGGACACAGACAAGGACAAGTATTACCATATCGGGTACCTAGAAATCAGGGACCCAAACTCCGTCCAGGACAGGGAGAGAGGGCGTACTTGGCTATGGAATGTGATATTAAGACTGAACAAAGCACAGCAGAGTGGGTCATTATGCTTCTCCCATGCTCAACCTAACTCTGTCACCTGGAAGCCCAGCCCATTACCTACCTGCTGggcattgagatggagagctgaggcttgggccAGAGTAGAAGAGTGAGGCTGGGAGTCTTCAACCTCTGAGAACACCTCAGCTATCACCTCCCCGATGTTCCCAAATGGGATGGGGAGGCCCAACAGCAGGGCCAGCGTAGGCACAATGCTGATTTGAGGAATTACCTCTGGCTCCTAGAGAACAAGGACAGGGGTCAACGGGTTCAACAAAGAGCTGAGGTCAGTGTTTAGGATGGAAGACATAGGGGCCTAGGTAGGAAATAAGAATGGGGGATGCCCAGGGTTATGAATTTGGGGGTTTAAAATGGAGGGATCCACAAGGATGCTACGATTATGATGTGGATTGAATAGCGGGAAACCACACAAAGCACACCTCAGGCCTCACCTCTGGTGGGGCACTGGGGAAGAGGGCTGTGGGACTATACAGAAAAAGTGCAGCTGAGGTCTCCAGCTCACTGTCCCCTCCATGGTTCCCACTCGTGGTCATCCCATGGTCCCCAGTCACTACCAGCAGTGTGTCATTCTCCAGACGCTCCACGAGTCCCCTGGGGGCCAAGAAATGTGTCAGGAGGTAGGGATAAAGATTgttctcagggacttccctggtgacgcagtggttaagaatccacctgccaatgcaggggacacaggttcgagccctggtccaggaagatcccatatgccacagagcaactaagcctgtgcaccacaactactgagcctgcgctctagagcctgcaagccacaactactgaagcccacgtgcctagaacccatgctccgcaacaagagaagccactgcaatgagaagtccgtgcaccgcaatgaagagtagcccctgcttgccgcaactagagaaagcccgcgcgcagcaacaaagacccaacgcagccaaaaataaataaattaataaattaattaaaaaaaatatttttctcagggGCCCATTTACCCCCAGCCATAACTTCCACTAGTAAGGCCTAGACCTCTGGCAGAAAAACAACTCTTCAGTCATAACCCTACTGCCCAAAATCACATGCTAAGTTACTCAAAACAGATGAGGCCCCTAGCTTCAGAAAAAGACCTAGAGAAGACAGAATTCAGCCAAGTAGGAGTtccaaataaagatttttttctcttgggaCCATATATTATGAGATTCTCAGACACAAACCCACTCCCCCAGCCAATATCCCACACTCACTGGATCACTTGGTCCATTTGGCTAAGTTTCTTGGCCATTTCAGGATGATGAGGGCCATGCTTGTGGCCACAGTGATCCACACCCAGGAAGTGAGTAATCAGCACATCCCATTCACCACTGTCCACTGTGAAGGAGAGAACCTGAGCACAAGGGACTAAGGCCCACTCCTCAACCCCAGCCAGGCTCTGATGCTCCTATGTCCAGGGACACAAGCCCAGGCCACTGCATCCATGGGAGGTTCAGAACTTGTGGACTGACGTagccctccccagctcccagtcTTAATCAGGCCTGCCTCTGGCCCCGTGCTCACTGGTTGGGTAGAGGTGTTCCAGGATACCATTGTCCACCGTGTGTAGGTCTCTAACATCGAAGGACGGGAAAAAGAAAGCTTGGGAGAAAGCTCCAGGAAAAAGATCGTTCCAGGTTTCATCTCCCATGAAGACCACACGCCTTCCTGCAGGGACATGAGTGGGTCACAGCCTGAGCAGAAGTCaggagagggggaagaggagaggcCTTTTAAAGATCTATCAGAAATCCCAACCATGCACTCTAAGGCACAGCAGTTCCATCCAACAACTCTTTATCCTTTAAGGCCTAAAATTTTCTGCCAGGAAGCTTTCCCTGGTAACTATACTCCACCCAGACCTTTTACTACTTATTCCTATAAAAAGCTCTGCtagtccccagcccctggctacCTCTGCTGCTCTATTTTTCCTGGGTACATATTGCTTTTCCCCAGTCAGTGAGTGGACAGGGCCTGGACCCTCTGCTCTCTTCTCCACGCTTTTGAAAATACCAGACCCACATCTTCTTTTCGTCTCTCCCCTGCCCCTTTACTGAGAGCTCGCCCAAAGTAAAACCAATACCCCATGCAGATTAGAAACGCCAGAAGGACAGAGCCCGGACCTGAGCTCCCTACATACAGAGCCAgggtctctttctccttcctgtaCTCCTAGTCAAGCACGCAGTTGGGCACCCAACGTTCTGGCTCTCTGACGTCTAAAGAAATTTGCCAAGGTACTCCTGGCCACCAAAGAGGCCCGACTAACCTGTACTGGTAAGCTGCTTCACGAGATTGTCTTCCGCTATGGCGTAGCTGGCAAAATTACTGCCAGCGTCAATAAAGGTAGGTAGTGAGCCGGTGGTGAGGGCCTTGAGGCGCTGCATGGTGGTGGTCGGGGGGTCAACCTTGGACTGGTAGAGCCTGGCATGGTGGGGCTGAATTTCCAGGATCCTCTGCAAGAAGCCCAGTTTGCCCAGGAAAGGTAGGGAGACGGGAGGCTCCCCAGAAACATGTGAGAGCTGGGGCTGGGCAAAGTCAAATCGCAGAGCGTCTATCAGCACCAGCACAAGCCGGGAGAATCGGGAAGGCATCCAGCAGGCCCCGGGCTCCCCTCGGCTCCCCCATGGCAGGGACCCAGGGCCTGGGGGCTCTTGGCAGCTGCTATGGTTGGTGAGCTCCAAACGGGTGAGCAGGAAGCCACTGGTGAAGAGAGCAATGCCGGCGTAGAAGAGGAAGCCCACCCAGGCCAGGAAGAGCAGCACTGAGATCTTCCGCATCCTGGTGGTGGCGGGGGAGGGAATTCATAACTGTGAGGCAAAGAACCAGCAGATAGTCTAGTCTCTCAATACAAAGCCCAGCAAGAATCACCTCCTCTTGGAAGCCTTCCGGAAGATAAACAGTCCCATAACCAACCCAATGCAATGTTCCTCTCCACCAGTTATACCAGAGTTTCTGAAGGCGAGGTGCGCAGACTATGGGCATCAACCTGGAGCAGCTGTATTAAAATGGTGATTTCCAGGCGCCACCCCAGATCCCCTGAATCAGGATCTTCGGGGGTGGAGCATAGGAATTTGTACGCCAGGAGATCCTAATGATGGAAAACACAGCCCACGAGAGAAACTTATTCCAAGTGGTACACGGCTTTGTGACAGCCCGTTTCTCCGCTCTCCTCGCCAATTTCAACACCCCTGGAGTGGCCAGGGCTCGCAGCCGCAGGGGAATCCCGGCCAGGCTGATGGCGCCGCCTGGCGGGGACCCAGGGGACGAAGGGAAGGAGTCCTACTCCGCTTCCGGACAGCCAGGATCGCCAGGAGACCAGAAGCGCGACCTCCCCGGCGCAGCAGGGCAGAGGTGCGAGGTCTTGAGGCAGTTGGGCCTCGCTGGGACCCAGACGTCCGGATGACTCTGTCACCTCAGGTGGCTACCCGGCCTCCGGCTGGGCACCCTGACCTGGGTACGGGGACCGCTAGACTGCGAGCTCTGAGTGGGGTGGAAAGGTCCCTAAATTCAGGCAAAAGCGAGCGCAAGGGGATTTGGGGAGACCCCGGCTCACCTTGAATGGCGCCCGGAAGTGCAGCGTCGGCGCCTGCGGCCTGGCACCACAGAGGTGCGTGCGCCGGCTAGAGCGACCCTCGGGGGTCCCGATCGCCATCTGCTGGCGCCCCCGAGGAAGTTCGGCAAGGAACGCCAGGCTGGCCAGAGACGGGAGTTTGATGGGAGAGTATAGTAATTTAGAATTGGGGGCAAGGCACTAAACTAGAAGAGTTCAGGGAGCCACTGTCCATTCTTGGTTAAGACTAAGATCTAAGCCTCTGGAACCAAACTTAGCTTGAATCCTAGCCCTGCCACTCACTGTCACTATTGGGcattacctcatctgtaaaatagggataatatttatttccccctttttgcCAAGCTGACTCCAACTGATAGATTTTATTATTCACCTTTCCAAGGATGAAtcttacaactcagtaataagacaatccaattcaaaaatgggcaaagaggcacaaaattgtaaatcaactatatttcaattaaaaaaaatttttttaatgagcaaagcatctgaatagacacttctccaaagaagccttttttttttttttttatagatcaatggaacaggatagaaagcccagagataaacccacgcacatatggtcaccttatctttgataaaggaggcaggaatgtacagtggagaaaggacagcctcttcaataagtggtgctgggaaaactggacaggtacatgtaaaagtatgagattagatcactccctaacaccattcacaaaagtaagctgaaaatggattaaagacctaaatgtaaggccagaaactatcaaactcttagaggaaaacataggcagaacactctatgacataaatcacagcaagatccttttggacccacctcctagagaaatggaaataaaaacaaaaataaacaaatgggacctaatgaaacttgaaagcttttgcacagcaaaggaaaccataaacaagaccaaaagacaaccctcagaaggggggaaaatatttgcaaatgaagcagctgaaaaaggattaacctccaaaactaacaagcagctcatgcacctcagtatcagaa is a window encoding:
- the PIGO gene encoding GPI ethanolamine phosphate transferase 3 isoform X1 is translated as MRKISVLLFLAWVGFLFYAGIALFTSGFLLTRLELTNHSSCQEPPGPGSLPWGSRGEPGACWMPSRFSRLVLVLIDALRFDFAQPQLSHVSGEPPVSLPFLGKLGFLQRILEIQPHHARLYQSKVDPPTTTMQRLKALTTGSLPTFIDAGSNFASYAIAEDNLVKQLTSTGRRVVFMGDETWNDLFPGAFSQAFFFPSFDVRDLHTVDNGILEHLYPTMDSGEWDVLITHFLGVDHCGHKHGPHHPEMAKKLSQMDQVIQGLVERLENDTLLVVTGDHGMTTSGNHGGDSELETSAALFLYSPTALFPSAPPEEPEVIPQISIVPTLALLLGLPIPFGNIGEVIAEVFSEVEDSQPHSSTLAQASALHLNAQQVSRFLHTYSTAAQDLQVKELHRLQHLFSKASADYQRLLQSPQGAEAALQTVITELQQFLRGVRAMCIESWARFSLVRMAGGAALLAATCFLCLLVSQWATSPGFYFRPLLIPMAWGLTGAVVCAGLLATTGLKLDSVVLGAMAAVGSLLPFLWKAWAGWGAKRPLAALLPMPGPVLLLLLIRFAGFFSDSFVIAEARAAPFLLISLILLLVAQLHWEGKLLPPKLLTIPRLGFLTPAGPPRHNGTHALGLGVGLLLCIRLAGLFHRCPEETPACSSSPWLSPLASMVGGRAKNVWYGACVGALAALLAAVRLWLRRYGNLKSPEPPVLFVRWGLPLMGLGTAAYWALASGADEAPPRLRALVAGASVMLPRAVAGLAASGLMLLLWRPVTVLVKAAAGAPRTRTVLTPFSGPPTSQADLDYVVPQIYRHMQEEFRGRLERTKSQGPLTVAAYQLGSVYSAAMVTALTLLAFPLLLLHAERISLVFLLLFLQSFLLLHLLAAGIPITTPGPFTVPWQAVSAWAFMATQTFYSTGHQPVFPAIHWHAAFVGVPEGHDFTWLSALLVGTNTFASHILFAVGCPLLLLWPFLCESQGPRKRRQPPGNEAEARVRPEEEEEPLMEMRLRDAPHHFNAALLQLGLKYLFVLGIQILACALAASILRRHLMVWKVFAPKFIFEAMGFIVSSVGLCLGIALVMRVDGAVSSWFRQLVLAQQKAGEQSSLVYTGAGSSAREAQSHLLPPCSQDLLASGTSLFYNSKS
- the PIGO gene encoding GPI ethanolamine phosphate transferase 3 isoform X2; its protein translation is MRKISVLLFLAWVGFLFYAGIALFTSGFLLTRLELTNHSSCQEPPGPGSLPWGSRGEPGACWMPSRFSRLVLVLIDALRFDFAQPQLSHVSGEPPVSLPFLGKLGFLQRILEIQPHHARLYQSKVDPPTTTMQRLKALTTGSLPTFIDAGSNFASYAIAEDNLVKQLTSTGRRVVFMGDETWNDLFPGAFSQAFFFPSFDVRDLHTVDNGILEHLYPTMDSGEWDVLITHFLGVDHCGHKHGPHHPEMAKKLSQMDQVIQGLVERLENDTLLVVTGDHGMTTSGNHGGDSELETSAALFLYSPTALFPSAPPEVSRFLHTYSTAAQDLQVKELHRLQHLFSKASADYQRLLQSPQGAEAALQTVITELQQFLRGVRAMCIESWARFSLVRMAGGAALLAATCFLCLLVSQWATSPGFYFRPLLIPMAWGLTGAVVCAGLLATTGLKLDSVVLGAMAAVGSLLPFLWKAWAGWGAKRPLAALLPMPGPVLLLLLIRFAGFFSDSFVIAEARAAPFLLISLILLLVAQLHWEGKLLPPKLLTIPRLGFLTPAGPPRHNGTHALGLGVGLLLCIRLAGLFHRCPEETPACSSSPWLSPLASMVGGRAKNVWYGACVGALAALLAAVRLWLRRYGNLKSPEPPVLFVRWGLPLMGLGTAAYWALASGADEAPPRLRALVAGASVMLPRAVAGLAASGLMLLLWRPVTVLVKAAAGAPRTRTVLTPFSGPPTSQADLDYVVPQIYRHMQEEFRGRLERTKSQGPLTVAAYQLGSVYSAAMVTALTLLAFPLLLLHAERISLVFLLLFLQSFLLLHLLAAGIPITTPGPFTVPWQAVSAWAFMATQTFYSTGHQPVFPAIHWHAAFVGVPEGHDFTWLSALLVGTNTFASHILFAVGCPLLLLWPFLCESQGPRKRRQPPGNEAEARVRPEEEEEPLMEMRLRDAPHHFNAALLQLGLKYLFVLGIQILACALAASILRRHLMVWKVFAPKFIFEAMGFIVSSVGLCLGIALVMRVDGAVSSWFRQLVLAQQKAGEQSSLVYTGAGSSAREAQSHLLPPCSQDLLASGTSLFYNSKS
- the PIGO gene encoding GPI ethanolamine phosphate transferase 3 isoform X4: MGDETWNDLFPGAFSQAFFFPSFDVRDLHTVDNGILEHLYPTMDSGEWDVLITHFLGVDHCGHKHGPHHPEMAKKLSQMDQVIQGLVERLENDTLLVVTGDHGMTTSGNHGGDSELETSAALFLYSPTALFPSAPPEEPEVIPQISIVPTLALLLGLPIPFGNIGEVIAEVFSEVEDSQPHSSTLAQASALHLNAQQVSRFLHTYSTAAQDLQVKELHRLQHLFSKASADYQRLLQSPQGAEAALQTVITELQQFLRGVRAMCIESWARFSLVRMAGGAALLAATCFLCLLVSQWATSPGFYFRPLLIPMAWGLTGAVVCAGLLATTGLKLDSVVLGAMAAVGSLLPFLWKAWAGWGAKRPLAALLPMPGPVLLLLLIRFAGFFSDSFVIAEARAAPFLLISLILLLVAQLHWEGKLLPPKLLTIPRLGFLTPAGPPRHNGTHALGLGVGLLLCIRLAGLFHRCPEETPACSSSPWLSPLASMVGGRAKNVWYGACVGALAALLAAVRLWLRRYGNLKSPEPPVLFVRWGLPLMGLGTAAYWALASGADEAPPRLRALVAGASVMLPRAVAGLAASGLMLLLWRPVTVLVKAAAGAPRTRTVLTPFSGPPTSQADLDYVVPQIYRHMQEEFRGRLERTKSQGPLTVAAYQLGSVYSAAMVTALTLLAFPLLLLHAERISLVFLLLFLQSFLLLHLLAAGIPITTPGPFTVPWQAVSAWAFMATQTFYSTGHQPVFPAIHWHAAFVGVPEGHDFTWLSALLVGTNTFASHILFAVGCPLLLLWPFLCESQGPRKRRQPPGNEAEARVRPEEEEEPLMEMRLRDAPHHFNAALLQLGLKYLFVLGIQILACALAASILRRHLMVWKVFAPKFIFEAMGFIVSSVGLCLGIALVMRVDGAVSSWFRQLVLAQQKAGEQSSLVYTGAGSSAREAQSHLLPPCSQDLLASGTSLFYNSKS
- the PIGO gene encoding GPI ethanolamine phosphate transferase 3 isoform X3 produces the protein MRKISVLLFLAWVGFLFYAGIALFTSGFLLTRLELTNHSSCQEPPGPGSLPWGSRGEPGACWMPSRFSRLVLVLIDALRFDFAQPQLSHVSGEPPVSLPFLGKLGFLQRILEIQPHHARLYQSKVDPPTTTMQRLKALTTGSLPTFIDAGSNFASYAIAEDNLVKQLTSTGRRVVFMGDETWNDLFPGAFSQAFFFPSFDVRDLHTVDNGILEHLYPTMDSGEWDVLITHFLGVDHCGHKHGPHHPEMAKKLSQMDQVIQGLVERLENDTLLVVTGDHGMTTSGNHGGDSELETSAALFLYSPTALFPSAPPEEPEVIPQISIVPTLALLLGLPIPFGNIGEVIAEVFSEVEDSQPHSSTLAQASALHLNAQQVSRFLHTYSTAAQDLQVKELHRLQHLFSKASADYQRLLQSPQGAEAALQTVITELQQFLRGVRAMCIESWARFSLVRMAGGAALLAATCFLCLLVSQWATSPGFYFRPLLIPMAWGLTGAVVCAGLLATTGLKLDSVVLGAMAAVGSLLPFLWKAWAGWGAKRPLAALLPMPGPVLLLLLIRFAGFFSDSFVIAEARAAPFLLISLILLLVAQLHWEGKLLPPKLLTIPRLGFLTPAGPPRHNGTHALGLGVGLLLCIRLAGLFHRCPEETPACSSSPWLSPLASMVGGRAKNVWYGACVGALAALLAAVRLWLRRYGNLKSPEPPVLFVRWGLPLMGLGTAAYWALASGADEAPPRLRALVAGASVMLPRAVAGLAASGLMLLLWRPVTVLVKAAAGAPRTRTVLTPFSGPPTSQADLDYVVPQIYRHMQEEFRGRLERTKSQGPLTVAAYQLGSVYSAAMVTALTLLAFPLLLLHAERISLVFLLLFLQSFLLLHLLAAGIPITTPGPAGFMEEGDKQYSKTQFLWKCCILVLLLCLGRQSLLGPSWQHRPSIPRVTSPSFQLSIGMLPSWESQRAMTLPGCLLCWWEPTPLPPISSLQ